The proteins below come from a single Burkholderia contaminans genomic window:
- a CDS encoding class II aldolase/adducin family protein, translated as MPVTSTIDSGELVAFVERATREFTQAERVLKDTRTLSATNTFQAFQRVPGTELVVALSAPSPWAASQEIQPVVVTFDGDVLHGDARAGGNGPRYADVFREAPEVGVVIHVHGPYLGAWASAHRPLPIRYAPAARYTRAREIPVYVDRRPGEPRFIVDTIRRDPEVPAIIEANGGATFWGKSILDVSKYILILEEAAYFQALAEPLGGSLEFGPGALEQQWKMTGLA; from the coding sequence ATGCCAGTCACCTCGACCATCGACAGCGGCGAACTCGTGGCATTCGTCGAGCGCGCCACGCGCGAATTCACGCAGGCCGAACGCGTGCTGAAGGACACGCGCACGCTGTCCGCGACCAACACGTTCCAGGCGTTCCAGCGCGTGCCGGGCACGGAACTTGTCGTCGCACTGTCGGCGCCGAGCCCGTGGGCCGCGTCGCAGGAGATCCAGCCCGTCGTCGTGACGTTCGACGGCGACGTGCTGCACGGCGACGCGCGCGCGGGCGGCAACGGGCCGCGCTATGCGGACGTGTTCCGTGAGGCGCCGGAAGTCGGCGTCGTGATCCACGTGCACGGCCCGTACCTCGGCGCCTGGGCGAGCGCGCATCGCCCGCTGCCGATCCGCTATGCGCCGGCCGCACGCTACACGCGCGCCCGCGAGATTCCGGTGTATGTCGATCGCCGCCCCGGCGAGCCGCGCTTCATCGTCGACACGATCCGCCGCGACCCCGAGGTGCCGGCGATCATCGAGGCGAACGGCGGCGCGACGTTCTGGGGCAAATCGATCCTCGACGTGTCGAAGTACATCCTGATCCTCGAGGAAGCCGCGTATTTCCAGGCGCTCGCGGAACCGCTCGGCGGCTCGCTCGAATTCGGGCCGGGCGCGCTCGAGCAGCAATGGAAGATGACCGGCCTCGCGTGA
- a CDS encoding sigma-54 interaction domain-containing protein: MAIFSLPDPTSHAITIRAKALTFDDPKSRVLLERIQLVAPSDATVLVTGESGTGKELIARLVHSLSERRDGPFVAVNCGAFSETLIESELFGHERGAFTGAINSQPGWFESANRGTLFLDEVGDLPLSAQVKLLRVLQEREVTPVGSRKTVKIDVRLVAATNVNLEAAVRAGNFREDLYYRLNVVKLSLLPLRERPGDIAPLIEHFIDTYAKRLRVAAPTLTDAARARLHAHAWPGNIRELENVIHHAVLICAGGAIDVSDLQFSALSLAPDAGDPRAAAAAPPRRARDVAEATDALRHAVIELLDLGTPSLWQHIEDTVYRSVFDYSEHNQLRMSRLLDQSRNIVRARLAQLGILKPRDAGDADARLRRQA, encoded by the coding sequence ATGGCCATCTTCAGCTTGCCGGACCCGACTTCGCATGCGATCACGATTCGTGCGAAGGCGCTGACGTTCGACGATCCCAAATCGCGGGTGCTGCTCGAGCGCATCCAGCTCGTCGCGCCAAGCGATGCGACCGTGCTCGTCACCGGCGAGAGCGGCACCGGCAAGGAGCTGATCGCGCGCCTCGTGCATTCCTTGAGCGAGCGTCGTGACGGCCCGTTCGTCGCGGTCAACTGCGGCGCATTCTCCGAGACGCTGATCGAGAGCGAGCTGTTCGGCCATGAACGCGGCGCATTTACCGGCGCGATCAACAGCCAGCCCGGCTGGTTCGAATCCGCGAATCGCGGCACGCTGTTTCTCGACGAGGTGGGCGACCTGCCGCTGTCCGCGCAGGTGAAGCTGTTGCGTGTGCTGCAGGAGCGCGAAGTGACGCCGGTCGGCTCGCGCAAGACCGTGAAGATCGACGTGCGGCTCGTCGCGGCGACCAACGTGAATCTCGAAGCCGCGGTGCGCGCGGGCAATTTCCGCGAGGATCTGTACTACCGGCTCAACGTCGTGAAGCTGAGCCTGCTGCCGCTGCGCGAGCGGCCCGGCGACATCGCGCCGCTGATCGAACACTTCATCGACACCTACGCGAAGCGGCTGCGCGTGGCTGCGCCGACGCTGACGGACGCCGCGCGCGCCAGGCTGCATGCGCATGCGTGGCCCGGCAACATCCGCGAACTCGAGAACGTGATCCACCACGCGGTGCTGATCTGCGCGGGCGGCGCGATCGATGTGAGCGACCTGCAGTTTTCCGCGCTGTCGCTTGCGCCCGATGCCGGCGACCCGCGCGCCGCTGCGGCGGCGCCGCCGCGCCGTGCGCGCGACGTGGCCGAGGCGACCGATGCGCTGCGCCACGCGGTGATCGAGCTGCTGGATCTCGGCACGCCGTCGCTGTGGCAGCACATCGAGGACACCGTCTACCGCAGCGTGTTCGACTACAGCGAGCACAACCAGCTGCGCATGTCGCGCCTGCTCGACCAGTCGCGCAACATCGTGCGTGCGCGGCTCGCGCAGCTCGGCATCCTGAAGCCGCGCGACGCGGGCGACGCCGACGCGCGGCTGCGCCGTCAGGCGTGA